A genomic stretch from Ureibacillus composti includes:
- the pstC gene encoding phosphate ABC transporter permease subunit PstC: protein MASQGLGKEQSVQDLIAKSRNKKGKKVLEKVMPLLLLFTAVVSVLTTFGILFTLIFETFEFFQRVSITDYLFGTEWFPFSGNNPTFGVLPLILGTLKVTVIAIIVAVPLGIAAAIYLSEYASDKARRVIKPILEVLAGVPTIVYGFFALTFVTPILQQLIPSLKIFNALSPGIVVGIMIIPMIASLSEDAMSSVPNSIREAALGLGATKLEVALKVVLPAAISGIISSIVLAISRAIGETMIVSLAGGATPTFNLDVTGSIQTMTAYIVQVSSGDAGYGTTIYYSIYAVGFTLFIFTLIMNLLAHYISKRFREEY from the coding sequence ATGGCTTCTCAAGGATTAGGGAAAGAGCAATCGGTTCAAGATTTGATTGCGAAGTCTCGAAACAAGAAAGGTAAAAAAGTTCTTGAAAAAGTGATGCCATTACTATTGTTATTTACTGCCGTTGTATCTGTATTAACAACTTTTGGGATCCTTTTCACTCTTATATTCGAGACCTTTGAATTTTTTCAGAGAGTATCAATTACAGATTACTTATTCGGAACAGAATGGTTTCCATTCTCAGGAAATAATCCTACATTCGGTGTATTACCATTAATTTTAGGTACTTTAAAAGTAACAGTCATCGCAATAATCGTAGCTGTACCATTAGGTATTGCAGCTGCAATTTATTTAAGTGAATATGCATCAGATAAAGCACGCCGTGTAATTAAACCAATATTAGAGGTGTTAGCAGGTGTTCCTACAATTGTTTATGGTTTCTTCGCTCTAACATTTGTTACACCAATTCTGCAACAATTGATACCGTCACTGAAAATATTCAACGCACTTAGCCCAGGTATTGTAGTAGGAATTATGATTATTCCCATGATCGCATCGTTATCTGAAGACGCAATGAGCTCTGTTCCAAATTCTATACGTGAAGCTGCTCTTGGATTAGGAGCAACAAAACTTGAAGTAGCATTAAAAGTAGTTCTTCCAGCTGCAATTTCGGGTATTATTTCATCTATTGTTTTAGCAATATCACGTGCAATTGGTGAAACTATGATTGTATCCCTTGCAGGTGGTGCAACGCCAACATTTAATTTAGATGTAACAGGTTCTATCCAAACTATGACAGCGTATATCGTTCAAGTTTCATCAGGTGATGCTGGTTATGGTACAACAATTTACTACTCAATTTATGCTGTCGGGTTCACATTATTTATATTCACATTAATTATGAATTTATTAGCACACTATATTTCAAAACGCTTCAGAGAGGAGTATTAA
- the trpE gene encoding anthranilate synthase component I produces MTVEVKNYIIRELQGDMMTPISVFQSLKGKHKVLFESSAKHEESGRYSFIAVNPIAELKGNHDYYYYNYKEEELIRESGSVLQKLREMLPIQNAQYPFSFFGGAIGYFGYDTAFYNEKIGEVLQDDLNMPDVHVNFYDTFIVFDHLLQTVTIAAVDLFQSGKSEKEMEQSIGRLIDEIKQGVTFKEEQSISVKFEPTIKKEDFIEMVETAKNHIERGDIFQVVLSQRFSADFNGDPFALYRKLRTSNPSPYMFYLEFDQYTILGTSPESLVKVQDRIITTNPIAGTKPRGKTTEEDLQTEQLLLHDEKEIAEHRMLVDLGRNDIGRVSKIGSVKVSKYMTIERYKYVMHIVSEVIGELNDDVHVLDVLTSCLPAGTVSGAPKIRAMQIINELEQRKRGVYAGAIGYLSLNGNLDLALAIRTMIVKDEKAHVQAGAGIVYDSNAQSEYEETLNKAKALLEVHR; encoded by the coding sequence ATGACTGTTGAAGTGAAAAATTATATCATTCGTGAGTTACAAGGCGATATGATGACACCGATTTCTGTGTTTCAAAGTTTGAAGGGGAAGCATAAAGTTTTATTTGAATCCTCTGCAAAACATGAAGAAAGTGGACGATACTCTTTTATCGCTGTGAATCCAATCGCAGAATTAAAGGGAAATCATGATTATTACTACTACAATTACAAAGAAGAGGAATTAATTAGAGAATCAGGATCGGTCTTACAAAAACTTCGTGAAATGCTTCCAATCCAAAATGCTCAGTATCCCTTTTCATTTTTTGGAGGGGCGATTGGTTATTTTGGATACGATACTGCTTTTTATAATGAAAAAATTGGTGAAGTACTACAAGATGATTTAAACATGCCAGATGTACATGTTAATTTTTATGATACATTTATTGTCTTTGATCATTTGCTTCAAACTGTAACAATAGCTGCCGTTGATCTTTTCCAATCAGGTAAATCAGAAAAAGAAATGGAACAGTCAATTGGAAGACTTATTGATGAAATAAAACAGGGTGTTACATTTAAAGAGGAACAATCCATTTCTGTTAAGTTTGAGCCAACAATTAAGAAAGAAGACTTTATTGAAATGGTTGAAACTGCAAAAAATCATATTGAGCGCGGAGACATATTCCAGGTTGTTTTATCGCAAAGATTTTCAGCTGACTTCAACGGTGACCCATTTGCACTATATCGAAAACTTAGAACATCTAATCCTTCGCCATATATGTTTTACTTAGAATTTGATCAATATACAATTTTAGGTACTTCTCCAGAGAGTTTAGTAAAGGTCCAGGATCGAATTATTACAACGAATCCAATTGCAGGTACTAAACCTCGAGGAAAAACGACCGAAGAGGACCTACAAACGGAACAGTTACTGCTACATGATGAGAAAGAAATAGCAGAACATCGAATGCTAGTCGACCTAGGTCGAAACGATATTGGTCGGGTGAGTAAAATCGGGTCAGTAAAAGTTAGTAAATACATGACAATAGAAAGATATAAATATGTAATGCATATAGTTTCAGAAGTAATTGGTGAGTTAAATGATGATGTACATGTCCTTGACGTGTTAACCTCTTGTCTACCTGCTGGGACAGTATCAGGGGCACCGAAAATTCGTGCCATGCAAATTATTAATGAACTAGAACAAAGAAAACGCGGAGTTTATGCCGGTGCGATTGGTTATCTTTCATTAAATGGGAATTTAGATTTAGCTTTAGCAATTCGTACAATGATTGTGAAAGATGAAAAGGCCCATGTACAAGCTGGTGCAGGAATTGTTTACGATTCAAATGCTCAGTCTGAATATGAAGAAACCCTTAATAAAGCAAAGGCATTGTTGGAGGTGCACCGATGA
- a CDS encoding aminodeoxychorismate/anthranilate synthase component II, protein MILLIDNYDSFTYNLYQQISSLGKNVQVVRNDAITIEEIRELNPEAIVLSPGPGTPDDAGITIDVVRQLYTEFPILGICLGHQSIGAAFGGNIVRAENIMHGKLSYLTYKREGLFNSLTEDIAVMRYHSLVIEPATLHEDFEIIATSTDDQEIMAIQHKQYPVYGLQFHPESIGTETGVKMVGTFLEKI, encoded by the coding sequence ATGATTTTACTAATTGATAACTATGATTCATTCACATATAATCTCTATCAACAAATCTCAAGCTTAGGTAAAAACGTACAAGTCGTTCGAAATGATGCTATTACAATAGAAGAGATTAGAGAATTAAATCCAGAAGCAATTGTCCTTTCACCTGGACCAGGGACTCCTGACGATGCGGGGATCACTATTGATGTAGTAAGACAACTTTATACTGAATTTCCGATACTAGGTATTTGTTTGGGGCATCAGTCAATTGGTGCTGCTTTCGGAGGTAATATTGTTAGAGCAGAAAATATAATGCATGGGAAACTGTCATATTTAACATATAAGAGGGAAGGATTATTTAATTCCTTAACAGAAGACATAGCTGTAATGCGCTACCATTCATTAGTAATAGAGCCAGCCACATTGCATGAGGATTTTGAAATTATAGCTACCTCTACAGATGATCAAGAAATAATGGCAATTCAACATAAACAATATCCAGTGTATGGTTTACAATTCCACCCTGAATCTATTGGTACAGAAACAGGTGTAAAAATGGTTGGAACCTTTTTAGAAAAAATTTAG
- the pstB gene encoding phosphate ABC transporter ATP-binding protein PstB has translation MINNETEKFTIKASKNVGEETSTKIITTKNTVFQSKNFDLWYGDHHALKDINLDIKENEVTAIIGPSGCGKSTYIKALNRMVELVPIVKTNGEINYRGRNIFEGNYEVEELRTKVGMVFQKPNPFPKSIYDNIAYGPRIHGIKNKRVLDEIVEKSLRGAAIWDEVKDRLNQNAYGLSGGQQQRICIARCLAIEPDVILMDEPTSALDPISTLKVEELVQEIKDKYSIIIVTHNMQQAARISDKTAFFLNGEVVEFDNTDKIFSTPTDQRTEDYISGRFG, from the coding sequence ATGATCAATAATGAAACTGAAAAGTTTACTATAAAGGCGTCTAAAAATGTCGGTGAAGAAACATCTACAAAGATTATTACAACGAAAAATACTGTATTCCAATCAAAGAATTTCGATCTTTGGTATGGAGATCATCATGCTTTAAAAGATATTAATTTAGACATCAAAGAAAATGAAGTTACTGCTATTATCGGACCATCTGGATGTGGGAAATCCACATATATCAAGGCTCTAAATCGAATGGTTGAGCTTGTTCCTATCGTAAAAACAAATGGTGAAATTAATTACCGTGGACGTAATATTTTTGAAGGTAATTATGAAGTTGAAGAACTACGTACAAAAGTAGGGATGGTCTTCCAAAAGCCTAATCCATTTCCTAAATCAATTTATGATAATATTGCATATGGACCAAGAATCCATGGAATTAAAAATAAAAGAGTTCTAGATGAAATCGTAGAAAAATCACTGCGCGGCGCCGCGATTTGGGATGAAGTAAAAGATCGTCTGAATCAAAATGCATATGGACTATCCGGTGGTCAACAACAACGTATTTGTATTGCTCGATGTCTTGCAATTGAGCCAGATGTTATTTTAATGGATGAGCCAACATCTGCACTTGACCCAATTTCGACTTTAAAAGTAGAAGAACTTGTTCAAGAAATAAAAGATAAATATTCTATTATTATCGTTACACACAATATGCAACAAGCAGCTCGTATTTCTGACAAAACTGCATTCTTCTTAAATGGTGAAGTGGTTGAATTTGACAATACTGATAAAATATTCTCAACTCCAACTGATCAAAGAACAGAGGATTATATTTCAGGTCGATTCGGTTAA
- a CDS encoding PstS family phosphate ABC transporter substrate-binding protein, with protein MKKWKYLTMTAALGSALLLGACGSNTAEEEPATNEQTTGETADQGDAQLTGTVNGDGSSTVAPITEALVEEYSGVQPDVKVSVGVSGTGGGFEKFIADETDFSNASRPIKDEEKAALEEAGIEYTEFKIANDGLTVVINPENNWAKDLTVDQLKQLWIEDGTTKKWSDIDPSWPAEEIVFYSPGTDSGTFDYFDEVILDGADLVKNATLSEDDNVLVQGVAGDKNAIGFFGFAYYLENTDKLQAVTVDGVEPNNETIESGEYTPLSRPLFVYAKNDAVKENEAFYDFMKYTLENAGAMAEAVGYVKLQDADYETGLSTLEGLK; from the coding sequence ATGAAAAAGTGGAAGTACTTAACAATGACAGCCGCGTTAGGCTCAGCATTATTATTAGGAGCTTGTGGTTCAAACACAGCTGAAGAGGAACCAGCAACTAATGAACAAACTACTGGTGAAACTGCAGATCAAGGAGATGCGCAATTAACAGGAACAGTAAATGGTGACGGTTCATCAACAGTTGCGCCAATTACAGAAGCACTTGTAGAAGAATATAGTGGAGTACAACCTGATGTTAAAGTATCAGTAGGTGTTTCAGGTACAGGCGGTGGTTTTGAAAAGTTCATCGCAGATGAAACTGATTTCTCAAACGCATCACGTCCAATTAAAGATGAAGAAAAAGCTGCTTTAGAAGAAGCTGGTATTGAATATACAGAATTCAAAATTGCAAATGATGGTTTAACAGTTGTTATTAACCCAGAAAATAATTGGGCTAAAGATTTAACAGTTGATCAATTGAAACAACTTTGGATTGAAGATGGCACAACTAAAAAATGGTCTGATATTGACCCATCTTGGCCAGCAGAAGAAATCGTATTCTACTCTCCAGGTACTGACTCAGGTACTTTTGATTACTTTGATGAAGTAATTTTAGATGGAGCTGACTTAGTGAAAAACGCTACATTATCTGAAGATGATAACGTATTAGTACAAGGTGTTGCTGGAGATAAAAATGCAATCGGATTCTTCGGTTTTGCATACTACTTAGAAAACACAGACAAATTACAAGCTGTAACAGTTGATGGAGTAGAACCAAATAACGAAACAATTGAATCTGGAGAATACACACCACTTTCACGTCCATTATTCGTATATGCAAAAAATGATGCAGTAAAAGAAAACGAAGCTTTCTATGATTTCATGAAATATACATTAGAAAACGCTGGTGCAATGGCTGAAGCTGTTGGTTATGTTAAATTACAAGATGCTGATTATGAAACAGGTTTATCAACTTTAGAAGGCTTAAAATAA
- a CDS encoding glutathione peroxidase: MSIYDITVTDANGKQYSLERYKGKVMLIVNTATKCGFTPQFEELEELYKKYQKEDFVVLGFPSNQFKQELSSGKEAEEACRLSYGVSFPIHDLVKVNGNEAHELFKYLTEESKGILGKNVKWNFTKFLVDQQGNVVKRYAPTDKPSKFENEIKEYL, from the coding sequence ATGAGTATTTATGATATTACTGTAACCGATGCAAACGGTAAACAGTATTCGCTAGAACGTTATAAAGGTAAAGTAATGCTGATTGTCAACACTGCAACAAAATGTGGCTTTACTCCCCAATTCGAAGAACTCGAAGAACTATATAAAAAATATCAAAAAGAGGATTTTGTGGTGTTAGGTTTCCCTTCTAACCAATTCAAACAAGAACTAAGCTCCGGTAAAGAAGCAGAAGAAGCATGTCGATTATCGTATGGAGTTTCCTTCCCTATACATGACTTAGTTAAAGTAAATGGGAATGAGGCACATGAACTCTTTAAATATCTCACTGAGGAATCAAAAGGGATTCTCGGAAAGAATGTTAAATGGAACTTTACGAAGTTTTTAGTCGATCAACAAGGAAATGTCGTAAAACGGTATGCTCCAACTGATAAACCATCAAAGTTTGAAAATGAAATAAAAGAATATCTTTAA
- the pstA gene encoding phosphate ABC transporter permease PstA: MKYIDETVVMKRMKSRLKFNKLWKSLFLIATLFALLCLVVLLVRIVSQGAGYLNVDFVTNFASRFPEKAGIKAALIGSLWLMAVVAPVSIILGVGTAIYLEEYAKQNKFNDFIRTNISNLAGVPSIVFGLLGLTIFVRMLGLGKSVLAAGFTMSLLILPVIIVAAQEAIRAVPNDQREASYGMGATKWQTITRVVLPAAIPGILTGSILALSRAIGETAPLVVIGIPVILQFLPEGLLSEFTALPMQIYDWAKRPQEEFLYVSSAGIIVLMILLVVMNSIAIFIRNKFQKRY; this comes from the coding sequence ATGAAGTACATTGATGAAACTGTTGTTATGAAGCGTATGAAGTCTCGTTTAAAGTTCAACAAACTTTGGAAATCGTTATTCCTAATTGCTACACTTTTTGCATTGCTTTGTTTAGTTGTGTTATTGGTGCGAATCGTTTCACAAGGAGCAGGATATTTAAATGTAGATTTCGTAACAAATTTTGCATCACGGTTCCCTGAAAAAGCAGGTATTAAAGCTGCTTTAATCGGTTCACTTTGGTTAATGGCAGTTGTTGCACCTGTATCGATTATATTGGGTGTAGGTACAGCAATTTATTTAGAGGAGTATGCAAAACAGAATAAATTTAATGATTTTATTCGTACGAATATTTCTAACCTTGCAGGTGTACCATCAATTGTATTTGGTTTACTTGGATTAACAATTTTTGTTCGTATGTTAGGATTAGGGAAAAGTGTCTTGGCTGCAGGTTTTACAATGAGTTTATTAATTTTACCTGTAATTATCGTTGCAGCACAAGAAGCCATTCGTGCAGTACCAAATGATCAACGTGAAGCTTCTTATGGAATGGGGGCAACGAAATGGCAAACCATTACACGTGTGGTTTTACCAGCTGCAATCCCAGGTATTTTAACAGGTAGTATTTTAGCGTTATCCCGTGCAATCGGAGAGACAGCACCGTTAGTTGTTATTGGTATTCCGGTTATTCTACAATTCTTACCAGAAGGATTGCTAAGTGAATTTACCGCATTACCAATGCAAATATATGATTGGGCAAAACGTCCTCAAGAAGAATTTTTATATGTTTCTTCAGCCGGAATTATTGTTTTAATGATATTGCTTGTGGTTATGAACTCAATTGCAATCTTTATTCGCAATAAATTCCAAAAACGATATTAA
- the phoU gene encoding phosphate signaling complex protein PhoU, producing the protein MGVRGRYEHDIEDVQNELIKLCKLSISQLDLTFKSFIDKDIKLAREIINKDTEINHLEELINDRVILIMTRQQPVAKDLRRLVVLLKAASDMERVGDYAVNIAKETIRIGDANFITSVELIEDMFLKTSAMLNQVVEAFVEENTTKAKEVADFDDQIDEMYGSMITQLMKLSSVRPENISQITNLAFICRFIERCADLATNIAEYLFYLKKGQRFDLNN; encoded by the coding sequence ATGGGAGTTCGTGGTCGTTATGAACATGATATTGAAGATGTTCAAAATGAATTAATAAAACTTTGTAAATTAAGCATAAGTCAACTAGATCTTACATTTAAGTCGTTCATTGATAAAGATATAAAATTAGCACGTGAAATTATTAATAAAGACACTGAAATAAATCACTTAGAAGAACTAATAAATGATCGAGTGATTTTAATTATGACGAGACAACAACCAGTTGCAAAGGACTTACGACGATTAGTTGTTTTACTAAAAGCAGCATCAGATATGGAACGTGTTGGTGATTATGCAGTAAATATTGCAAAAGAGACGATTCGTATAGGTGATGCAAATTTTATAACTTCAGTAGAGTTAATTGAGGATATGTTTTTAAAAACTTCTGCAATGTTAAATCAAGTTGTTGAAGCTTTTGTTGAAGAAAACACAACAAAAGCAAAAGAAGTAGCTGATTTTGATGATCAAATTGATGAAATGTACGGAAGTATGATTACGCAATTAATGAAGTTAAGTAGTGTTCGACCTGAAAATATTTCGCAAATAACTAATTTAGCATTTATTTGTCGCTTTATTGAGCGTTGTGCTGATTTAGCAACAAATATTGCTGAATATCTATTCTATTTAAAAAAGGGTCAACGCTTCGACCTTAATAATTAA